The genomic interval GGGCATCTGCTGAACCTGTGAGAAGAGCGGGATGCCCGTTTGAGAGAGGAGCATGACACGTGCGCGTGTATGAGGGGAACTTCATCGGACAGGATTTGCGCATTGGCATTGTGGCGTCTCGGTTCAACGAGTTTATCACGAGCAAACTGGTGGAGGGCGCCTTGGACGCGCTCAGGCGCCACGGCGTGCCCGAGGAACACGTGGAGCTCGCCTGGGCGCCCGGCGCGTACGAGATTCCGGTGGTGGCCCGGTGGATGGCCGAGTCCGGTCGCTACGACGCGGTGGTGGCGCTGGGCTGCGTGATCCGCGGCGCCACCGCGCACTTCGACTACGTCGCGGGCGAGGCGGCGAGGGGGATTGCGCAGGTCAGCCGCGACACGGGCGTTCCTGTGATGTTTGGCGTGTTGACCACGGATACCCTCGAGCAGGCCATTGAGCGCGCCGGCACCAAGGCCGGCAACAAAGGCGCGGAGGCCGCGCTCGGGGCCATCGAGATGGCGAATTTGCGGCGGGCGTTGCGCGCCTAGGGCGAGGGTGTCGGCCATCCGGGTGCGATGCGAGCCGCGCTTCCGCGAGGGCGCTCGGCGGCTTCGCGAGCGCCCTCTTCGCAAAGCGTTAAGCAGGTTCACTCGAGGGTTTGGGGAAGCCCCCGCTGGCGCGTCTGGAGGCTGCGCCATGGAGGCGCGATCACGTCGGCGTGCCCGGCCCGCGGCCGTCCAACCCCCGTGCGCGAGCAGCGAATCGCTGGGGATAGGGGCGAGGCGGCGGGCTTATGCCATCCTGAGCACGTCGCGATGGAGGTGGTGCTGGGCACAGAGCATCCTTCACCACGACGTTCCTCGCGCTTCGCCGCTGCTCCGCGGAATGAGGGTTTGTGACGAGATCGAATTCGACGAGTTGGCCCTTGCGCAAAAACCGGTATCCGCGGGGAAATCGGTCGGGATGGGGGAGAATGGCGCTGAAGTGCACCCAGACGTCTTCACCGTCCTCCGCGCGAATCCAGCCGAAGCCTTCCTCGTCCCGCCATTCTTTCACGATGCCTTCCACCATCGCTCATCGCTCCCCTCCAACGTTTCCCATGCGCCGCTAACTTGAGGCTAAACGAACCTGATGTTACCATTCATCATAAGATTCTGAACGCTGCGGCGCTCGAGGAACAGATTTCGAGGGCCCCGACCGGTTTTGGGGCGAGGGGATCACACTGGTACTCGAAGCTTGGGACGAGAGGCTGGCGGAGGAACATGACCGAAATGAGCGGGAACGTATCAGTGGGCTGCAGAACAGGTGGTGACTGTCCACGATGAGAAACCTGTCTATACACACGTTTGACCCCGAAACGCGCCTGCACTTATGTCCTTGCCCATCTTTCGGAGCGTTGTGCGTCGTACACCAATACACCGTGCCGAATGCAGCGTATAATAGAATGAGGTCACTTCTATGAATTGAGGTGACATCGATGGTTCGCGAAGTGTCCGCTATGGAGATGCGTAAGCGGTTCGGTGACCTGCTGAACGAGGTGCACGATCGGCATAACGCCATTGTCATTACAAAAGCGGGCAAGCCAGTTGGAGCTTTGGTAGACATCGAACGATTTGAAAAAATTCGCATGATGGAGGACGAATTTCGCCGAATGACCGACGAGCTCGCCCACGTCTACGCGGATGTTGACACAGCCGTTGCAGAAGATGAGATTCAAGAAGCTATCAAGGCGTCGAAGCAATCATGAGGGTGGTTCTGGACACGAACGTCTTGATCTCGGGACTCCTGCTCCCTAACCGTGTATCAGGGCGTATCGTGCAAGCGTGGCGGTCTGCCCAATATACGCTCGTGGTATCTGAGTCCATGCTGGACGAACTTGAACGAGTACTCAGTTACCCAAAGATCCAACGACGTCTGCAATGGTGCCCGGACGAAATACGCCGCTTCGTGTCGCTGTTTCGATACTATGCGGATGTCATCGCTGTGGACGAAGGCTCATGCGTAGAGCTCAGAGACAGCCTGCGTGACGGCATGGACGTGCATGTTCTTGCCACGTGCATCGCCGGCAAAGCGAATTGGCTCGTTTCGGGCGACGAAGCGTATTGGTCGTCCGTGACCGATACCCTGTGCGGAGCCCGGCTGAGTTTGTTACCATGCTGGGCCCTTGATATGTGTGCATCCCCTTAGCTTTCGCTCTTCTCCTTCGCTCGCTGCGCGTGCCGACGGTTTTGGGCACCGACAACTTGAAACGCACGGTCTGCCGCTAGCTTGACGCGAAACGAACCTGATGTTACCATTCATCGTAAGATTCTGAACGCTGCGGCGCAACTTCATTCCCGTGAGGCCGTAAGGGGGGAGCCACATGCGCTCGTGGTTCGCATTTCTGCGCACGCCCTGTCGCAAGCGCCTGTCCAAGCGGCAGCGGCTCGCCATCCTGGCCCTGACGATGTCCATCAATTCGATGTTTCTCGTGAACGGCCGATATCTTCACCTGGGATACGGGTTTTGGGGCGGCTTCGCCTTGGGCTTCTGGATCATGGCCAACGTGCTTCTCATTTTGAACGCTGCCATGCTCATCCGAGAGCGGTTCTGAGGGGTGTGGCTTGTGCCTTCCGCGCCGCGATGATACACTGAAGTCGAACAATTTCATCGTGAGAAGGGCCTAGGGGTGCCGGAAGGCTGAGAGGCGGACATCCGCCAACCCTGTGGACTCGATCTGGGTAATACCAGCGTGAGGAAGTGCCCGTCATCGTCCATGTGCGCCCTTTTCCCTGTGTGGTGAAAAGGGCGTTTTCGTTGTGGCGTGCGGCGCTCCCAGGGCCTGTTCCACGAAAGGGGAGCGGAATACGATGTCGAGGTGGAAGTTGCGCGAAGTCATCTTAATGGTCGTGTTGGCCATTGTCTGCGGAGGCATTTACCGCGTCTGGGACGTGCTGTACGCGCTCATTCCTGCGACCGCGTACGCGCTTCAGGGCGTAATGACGGGGCTCTGGATGATCGCCGGCGTGATGGTTCCGTACATCGTGCGGCGTCCGGGCGCGGCGCTCATCGCGGAGCTGGTGGCGGCCGCCGTCGAGCTTTTGCTCGGCGAACAGTGGGGGCTCGCCAACATGATCTCGGGCCTCATTCAGGGCATCGGTTCGGAAATCGCCTTCCTGATCTTCGGTTATCGCGTGTGGAACACGGGCACCTGCACGTTGTCCGGCGTGCTGGCGTCTGCGGCCTTCATGTTCCAATGGTACTTCCAATATGGTGGCGACAAGCTGCACCTCGGCACCCAGATCGCGTTTGTCCTCATCTCGCTTGTGAGCGGCGCGGTGCTCGGCGGCCTGTTGCCGAAGGCGCTCGCCGATGCGCTCGCTCGCACTGGCGCGCTGCGGAATTACGAGATCGCGAAGCGGTCGGTGAAGTCGGCATGACCACCGCGGCTGCAGGGGTCGAGCGGGCCGTGGCCCTTGAGGTGCGCAACCTGACCGTGACGTACGAGGAGGCGGCAGAGCCCACGCTCGCGGGCGTGTCGTTCTCCCTCTCGAAGGGCGAATGCCTGCTTCTCATCGGCCCGAGCGGCTGCGGCAAGAGCACACTCGCCATGGCCATCGCGGGCATCCTGCCGCGCTCCATCGATGCGAGGGTGGAGGGCGAAATTCGGCTGGCGCCCGAGCTCGAGGCGCCAGGCAAGATCGGCTACGTGTTTCAGGATCCGGAACTCCAGTTCTGCATGCACCGGGTGGACGACGAGATCGCGTTCGGCCTCGAGAACCTGCGGGTTTCGCGCGACGCGATGCCGCCCCGCATGCGGAGCGCCTTGGCGGTCGTGGGACTCGATGTGGGGCTCGACGCGCGCCACAGCGTCTTTTCGGGCGGCATGAAGCAAAAGCTCGCCGTCGCATCCGCGCTCGCCATGGACGCCGATCTCGTCATCCTCGACGAGCCGACCGCGAATCTGGATCCCGACTCGCGGCGCCACGTCCACGACGTCATCCGCCGCTTGAAGGAGGCGGGGAAGACGGTGATGGTCATCGAGCATCGGTACGAGCCGCTCCTCGATGTGGCGGACGCGGTGGTGGAGCTTGCGCCGGGCGGCCGCGTGAGGGCCATGTATCGACCGGAGGAGGCGCCGCGGCGGGGTCGGAGGCAAAGGCGCCGCGCGGCGACGGTGCGCGCGGACGAAGCGCCTGTGCTCGAAGCGCGCGACCTCGCCCTCCGCTATGGCGAGCGCGACGTGTGGCGGGACGTCCACCTGGCGGTCCGGCCCGGCGAGTGGCTCGCGGTCCTTGGACCGAACGGCGCCGGCAAGTCGTCGCTGCTTGAGGTGCTCGCGGGGCTCAGGCGGCCCACCGCGGGCGAGGTGCGCTACCGCGGCGAGCTGATTCACCGGATGTCGGCGAAGGCCCGCTACGGCCGCATCGCCTACGCGTTTCAGAACCCGGAGTATCAGTTTCTGTACGAGCGCGTGGCGGACGAGATAGCCGGGCGGGTGCTCGGGGATGAGGTGCCGGACGAGGTGGAGCGGGAGCTTCAGGCGTTTGGGCTTGCGGGCTGCGCCCATCAGTCGCCGTTTGGCATCAGCCAGGGGCAGAAGCGGCGCCTCGCCATGGCCGTCATGATGCGCCAAGGCGCGGACGTCTGGCTCGTCGACGAGCCGACCTACGGCCAGGACGAGGCGTCGGAGCGGATGATCCTCGACAGGCTCGATGCGCTTTGCGAGGCGGGCAAGGCCGTGATCGCCGTGACGCACGACCTGGATCTCGTCGCGGCTCACGCGGACCGGGTGATGGTGCTGGCGGACGGGGGCGTGTTGTACGACGGACCTCCGGAGGCGTTGTTGCGAAATCGAGAGCTGTTGCGGCGCGCGCGCCTGGATGAGACGGCGCCCGTGGAGGGAAGTCTCGTGCAAGACGTCTGGGGTGCGCCCGAGCGCGAGGCGGCCGCCCCGCCTGTGGAGGCGCCATCGTCCGGGCGCCGGGCGAGATCTCCCCTGCGGCGCTGGCACCCCGACGTCAAAGCCGTCGCGCTTTTGTGCGTCGCAGCGGTCGCGCTTTGCGCGCGCACGTTTGCCGAGGAGGGGTGGATCTGGACGCTCGTCGGCGCGCTGGCCTTCGGGTTGGGCTGGCTGTCGCCGTGGAAGCTCGTCAAGCGCTTGTCGCCCCTTTTGCTCATTTACGCGGTGTACCTGTGGGCGTTTGCGGCCAATGCAGCGGCGCCTCCGGGTACGCGTGTGGTGCACTGGCTTTGGTTTGACCTGAGTGGGTACGGGTTCAGGCAGGGGCTGCTCGTCGTGCTGCGGACCTTCGCGACGGTGGTGCTCGCGTACGTGCTCGTCGCCACGACGGACGGCACCGACTTCATGGTCGGCCTGTCGCAGTCGTTTCACCTGCCGCCCAAGCTGTCGTACGGCGCCATGGCCGGCACAGGTTTTCTCGGCCGCTTCAAGCACGATCTCGACGTCTTCCGCATGGCGCGCCGCGTGCGCGGGCGGGAAGGCTGGTGGCTTCTGCGCCCGGTCCGATACGCTCTTCCACTTCTCGCGCAATCCATTCGGGTGAGCGAGCGGCTCGCCATCGCCATGGAGGCGCGGGGATTCTTCGGACCGCCGGCGGAGCGATGGGACGCGAGGACGTACTGGCGCCGGATCCGGCTTCGGGCGGCGGACGTCATCGCGGCAGGGGTTCTTGTCGCCGCCGCGGTCGCGTGCCTGTGGGCGCCTTGAGGCCCGGAAACCGCCGGGCCTCGGCGATGAGGAACTTGTCCGGATGACTTGGTGAAGGCGGTGGCCGCGAGGCCACATTTCCCACGGGCAAGGGCGGAATTTGTGGTATCATAGGAACGTCGGCTGAAAACATGGAGTGGGAGTGGGACATGATGCCCTTCACAGAGGTCGATCAACTGGCAGTCAACACGATTCGCACGCTGTCGATTGACGCCGTCGAGCGGGCGAATTCCGGCCATCCGGGCCTGCCGATGGGCGCCGCGCCGATGGCTTATGTGCTGTGGACGAGGTTCTTGAAGCACAATCCCGCGAATCCGAAGTGGGTGGACCGCGATCGGTTCGTGCTGTCCGCGGGTCACGGGTCGATGTTGCTCTACTCGCTGCTTCACCTGTCCGGCTACGACGTCACGCTGGATGATCTCAAACAGTTCCGCCAGTGGGGCTCCAAGACGCCGGGTCATCCGGAGTACGGGCACACGCCGGGCGTCGAGGCGACCACAGGGCCGTTGGGGCAGGGCATCGCGATGGCGGTCGGCATGGCGATGGCGGAGCGGTTCCTGGCGGCGAAGTTCAACCGCGACGGGCACAACGTGATCGATCACTATACATACGTCCTGTGCGGCGACGGGGATCTGATGGAGGGGATCAGCGCGGAGGCGAGCTCGCTCGCGGGGCACCTGAAGCTGAACCGCCTCATCGTGCTCTACGACTCTAACAGCATCTCCCTCGACGGCCCCACCGATTGGGCGTTCACCGAGGACGTGAAGAAGCGGTACGAGGCGTACGGGTGGAACGTGCTGCGCGTCGAGGACGGCAACAACCTCGAGGAGATTGAGGCCGCCATCGCCAAGGCGAGATCGTTCACGAATGCGCCGACGCTCATTGAGGTGCGGACCATCATCGGGTACGGCGCACCGAAGAAGCAGGGGACGGCCAGCGCGCACGGCAGCCCGCTCGGCAAGGAAGAAGCGCAGGCCGCCAAGGCCGCGTACGGCTGGCATTACGAAGAGGAGTTCTACGTGCCGGACGAGGTGCGCAAGCTGTTCGCCGAGGTGAAGGAAAAGGGCGCGAAGGCGGAGGCGGCGTGGAACGACGCCTTCCAGGCGTACGCCAAGGCGCATGCCGATCTCGCCCGAACCTTCGAGCAGGCGTTCGCGGGCAAGGTCGACGTGGACTTCGACAAGGTGCTGCCGGAGTTCAACGAGGCCATCGCCACGCGCGAGGCGTTCGGCAAGGTCGTCAACGCCATTGCGCCGCACATTCCGACGTTGCTCGGCGGATCGGCCGACTTGTCCAAGTCGAACAACACGATGATCAAGGACGAGGATCACTTCAAGGCGCCGGATTACGCGGGCAAGAACGTGTTTTACGGCGTGCGCGAGCACGCGATGGGCGCAATGATGAACGGCATCTGTCTGCACGGCGGCGTGTTCCCCTACGCGGGCACGTTCCTCGTGTTCGTCGACTATCTGCGCCCGGCGGTTCGCCTCGCGGCCCTCATGCAGCAGCCGTCGCTCTTCGTCCTCACGCACGACTCCATCGCCGTGGGCGAGGACGGACCGACGCACGAGCCCATCGAACAGCTGCCGTCGCTTCGCGCCATCCCCGGGCTGCGCGTGTTCCGCCCCGCGGACGGCACCGAGACGGCGCTCGCGGTGAAATACGCGCTGACGCACCGCGACAAGCCGGTGGCCCTCGCGCTCACCCGCCAGAAGGTGCCGACGCTCGCGGAAGTGAAGGCGCACAAGGGTGACTTCGATCGCGGGGGCTACATCGTCTTCCAGCACGAGGACGGCTCGGACCTGGCACTTTTGGCCTCCGGCTCCGAGGTTCAGCTCGTGCTCGAGGCGGGCAAGCGGCTCGCGCATGTGGGCGTGAAGGTCCGTGTCCTCTCGTTCCCGTCCATCGACGTGTTCTTGGAGCAGGACGCATCCTATCGCGAGTCCGTCCTGCCGAGCGCGCTGCGCAAGCGCCTTGCGGTGGAGATGGCGCATCCGATGAGCTGGTACCAGTTCGTCGGCCTGGACGGCAAGGTGCTCGGCATCGACCGCTTCGGCGCCTCGGCGCCTGGCGATGTCGTCGTGCGCGAGTACGGCTTCACCGTCGATCACGTCTACGAGTTGGCCAAAGAGCTCATTGGGCGGTGATCTCCGCCCTCGAGTGCCCGGCATCCCTCCGTCGGGTCTGTCAGAGTCGAAGAAGGCCGCGCGGCTGGGGCGCTTGTCGCGCCGGCCGGGCGGCCTCTGTCGCGTGAGCCCCGTCAGCGG from Alicyclobacillus acidocaldarius subsp. acidocaldarius DSM 446 carries:
- the ribH gene encoding 6,7-dimethyl-8-ribityllumazine synthase produces the protein MRVYEGNFIGQDLRIGIVASRFNEFITSKLVEGALDALRRHGVPEEHVELAWAPGAYEIPVVARWMAESGRYDAVVALGCVIRGATAHFDYVAGEAARGIAQVSRDTGVPVMFGVLTTDTLEQAIERAGTKAGNKGAEAALGAIEMANLRRALRA
- a CDS encoding cold-shock protein, with product MVEGIVKEWRDEEGFGWIRAEDGEDVWVHFSAILPHPDRFPRGYRFLRKGQLVEFDLVTNPHSAEQRRSARNVVVKDALCPAPPPSRRAQDGISPPPRPYPQRFAARARGLDGRGPGTPT
- a CDS encoding type II toxin-antitoxin system Phd/YefM family antitoxin; the encoded protein is MVREVSAMEMRKRFGDLLNEVHDRHNAIVITKAGKPVGALVDIERFEKIRMMEDEFRRMTDELAHVYADVDTAVAEDEIQEAIKASKQS
- a CDS encoding putative toxin-antitoxin system toxin component, PIN family is translated as MRVVLDTNVLISGLLLPNRVSGRIVQAWRSAQYTLVVSESMLDELERVLSYPKIQRRLQWCPDEIRRFVSLFRYYADVIAVDEGSCVELRDSLRDGMDVHVLATCIAGKANWLVSGDEAYWSSVTDTLCGARLSLLPCWALDMCASP
- a CDS encoding ECF transporter S component, with amino-acid sequence MSRWKLREVILMVVLAIVCGGIYRVWDVLYALIPATAYALQGVMTGLWMIAGVMVPYIVRRPGAALIAELVAAAVELLLGEQWGLANMISGLIQGIGSEIAFLIFGYRVWNTGTCTLSGVLASAAFMFQWYFQYGGDKLHLGTQIAFVLISLVSGAVLGGLLPKALADALARTGALRNYEIAKRSVKSA
- the tkt gene encoding transketolase, whose translation is MMPFTEVDQLAVNTIRTLSIDAVERANSGHPGLPMGAAPMAYVLWTRFLKHNPANPKWVDRDRFVLSAGHGSMLLYSLLHLSGYDVTLDDLKQFRQWGSKTPGHPEYGHTPGVEATTGPLGQGIAMAVGMAMAERFLAAKFNRDGHNVIDHYTYVLCGDGDLMEGISAEASSLAGHLKLNRLIVLYDSNSISLDGPTDWAFTEDVKKRYEAYGWNVLRVEDGNNLEEIEAAIAKARSFTNAPTLIEVRTIIGYGAPKKQGTASAHGSPLGKEEAQAAKAAYGWHYEEEFYVPDEVRKLFAEVKEKGAKAEAAWNDAFQAYAKAHADLARTFEQAFAGKVDVDFDKVLPEFNEAIATREAFGKVVNAIAPHIPTLLGGSADLSKSNNTMIKDEDHFKAPDYAGKNVFYGVREHAMGAMMNGICLHGGVFPYAGTFLVFVDYLRPAVRLAALMQQPSLFVLTHDSIAVGEDGPTHEPIEQLPSLRAIPGLRVFRPADGTETALAVKYALTHRDKPVALALTRQKVPTLAEVKAHKGDFDRGGYIVFQHEDGSDLALLASGSEVQLVLEAGKRLAHVGVKVRVLSFPSIDVFLEQDASYRESVLPSALRKRLAVEMAHPMSWYQFVGLDGKVLGIDRFGASAPGDVVVREYGFTVDHVYELAKELIGR